From the genome of Streptomyces sp. NBC_00659, one region includes:
- a CDS encoding aquaporin: MTATEATERDGATASATTPSTVATPSAVAPEPAPGATPAQAPPLIAKAAAELVGTAALVAIVVGSGIQATGLTRDVGLQLLANSTATVFGLGVLILLLGPVSGAHFNPAVTLAEWWTARRGGAGVPLRDAAAYIPAQIVGAIAGAVLADAMFGEPLVKWSTHDRSAGHLLLGEIVATTGLILLIFGLARTDRLRFAPVAVASYIGAAYWFTSSTSFANPAVTIGRAFTDTFAGIAPGSVPGFIGMQLIGAVAGLALVALVFTPGRKKAEQPAG, encoded by the coding sequence TTGACCGCCACCGAGGCCACCGAGCGCGACGGCGCCACGGCATCCGCCACAACCCCCTCCACTGTCGCCACCCCTTCCGCCGTCGCCCCGGAGCCCGCCCCGGGTGCCACTCCAGCCCAGGCGCCCCCGCTGATCGCCAAGGCGGCGGCCGAGCTGGTCGGCACCGCGGCCCTGGTCGCGATCGTGGTCGGCTCCGGTATCCAGGCCACCGGACTGACCAGGGACGTCGGCCTGCAACTGCTCGCCAACTCCACCGCCACCGTCTTCGGCCTCGGGGTCCTGATCCTTCTGCTGGGCCCGGTGTCCGGCGCGCACTTCAACCCGGCCGTCACCCTGGCCGAGTGGTGGACCGCCCGCCGCGGCGGCGCCGGAGTCCCCCTGCGTGACGCGGCCGCCTACATCCCCGCTCAGATCGTCGGTGCGATCGCGGGCGCCGTCCTGGCCGACGCCATGTTCGGCGAGCCGCTGGTCAAGTGGTCCACGCACGATCGCTCGGCGGGGCATCTGCTGCTGGGCGAGATCGTCGCGACGACCGGACTGATCCTGCTGATCTTCGGGCTGGCCCGCACCGACCGGCTGCGCTTCGCCCCCGTCGCGGTCGCCTCGTACATCGGCGCGGCTTACTGGTTCACGTCGTCGACGTCCTTCGCCAACCCTGCGGTGACGATCGGCCGCGCCTTCACCGACACCTTCGCGGGCATCGCGCCCGGCTCGGTTCCGGGGTTCATCGGCATGCAGCTGATCGGCGCCGTGGCGGGGCTGGCGCTGGTGGCGCTCGTCTTCACGCCCGGCCGGAAAAAGGCCGAGCAGCCCGCCGGATGA
- a CDS encoding ArsI/CadI family heavy metal resistance metalloenzyme: MSRVQLALRVPDLAASIAFYTRLFGTEPAKLRDGYANFAITEPPLKLVLIEGVAGEATRMDHLGVEVETAEAVHTATARLAEAGLATAEENDTTCCYALQDKVWVHGPGQEPWEVYVVKADADSLAKQQGSTCCTAPSQDTPDESTASSASCC; the protein is encoded by the coding sequence ATGTCCCGCGTACAGCTCGCCCTCCGGGTCCCCGACCTCGCCGCGTCCATCGCCTTCTACACCAGGCTCTTCGGCACCGAGCCCGCCAAACTCCGCGACGGCTACGCCAACTTCGCCATCACCGAGCCCCCGCTCAAACTCGTCCTGATCGAAGGCGTCGCAGGTGAGGCAACGCGCATGGACCACCTCGGCGTCGAGGTCGAGACGGCCGAGGCCGTACACACGGCCACTGCCCGGCTGGCCGAGGCCGGGCTGGCCACCGCCGAGGAGAACGACACCACCTGTTGCTACGCCCTCCAGGACAAGGTCTGGGTCCACGGCCCGGGACAGGAACCCTGGGAGGTCTACGTCGTGAAGGCCGACGCCGACTCCCTGGCCAAGCAGCAGGGCAGCACCTGCTGCACAGCCCCGAGCCAGGACACGCCGGACGAGTCGACCGCCTCATCGGCAAGCTGCTGCTGA
- a CDS encoding ArsR/SmtB family transcription factor → MSNTKLLPLLEPAGQAVEPCCPPLTERPFTAEEAETAARMFKALGDPVRLRLFSAVASHEGGEACVCDISDVGVSQPTVSHHLKKLKEAGLLTSERRGTWVYYRVEPSVLASMGRLLVISPAAA, encoded by the coding sequence ATGTCGAATACGAAGCTGCTGCCGTTGCTGGAGCCCGCCGGCCAGGCCGTGGAGCCGTGCTGCCCGCCGCTCACCGAACGCCCGTTCACCGCCGAGGAGGCGGAGACGGCCGCGCGGATGTTCAAGGCCCTCGGTGACCCGGTGCGGCTTCGGCTCTTCTCCGCCGTGGCCTCGCACGAGGGCGGCGAGGCCTGCGTGTGCGACATCTCCGACGTCGGTGTCTCCCAGCCGACCGTCTCCCACCACCTGAAGAAGCTCAAGGAGGCCGGCCTGCTCACCTCGGAGCGGCGCGGTACATGGGTCTACTACCGGGTCGAGCCGTCCGTGCTCGCCTCGATGGGCCGGCTGCTGGTCATCTCCCCGGCCGCGGCCTGA
- a CDS encoding phosphotransferase family protein, with the protein MTSRSRDRVADVRSVVATHVPDYRIESVVPLGGGLDNLAYEVNGELVVRFSKEPDLARRAALVCHEARVLAAVADISPLPVPEPAFTVAEQGCLAYRKLPGMPLLDVPRHRRSAHGTSIAATLGELLTALHAVPVDRLAGLVDTDHQPPAEWRHEAAENYATVAGQVPAVHRRSVEAFLDAAPPNDGCTPTFSHNDLGIEHVLIDPDTWTVTGIIDWSDAAVVDPACDFGLLHRDLGPAATRAAIRSYRTDAHDLAALGERAVFYARCSVFEDLAHGIGTGQDKYVDKSLAAMEWLF; encoded by the coding sequence ATGACCAGTCGCAGCCGCGACCGCGTCGCGGACGTCCGCAGCGTCGTGGCCACGCACGTGCCCGACTACCGGATCGAGTCCGTCGTGCCGCTCGGCGGGGGCCTGGACAACCTGGCGTACGAGGTCAACGGTGAGCTGGTCGTGCGCTTCAGCAAAGAGCCCGACCTGGCGCGGCGGGCCGCCCTGGTGTGCCACGAGGCCCGCGTGCTTGCCGCCGTCGCCGACATCTCGCCGCTGCCCGTCCCCGAACCGGCGTTCACTGTCGCGGAGCAGGGATGTCTGGCTTACCGCAAGCTCCCCGGCATGCCACTGCTGGATGTGCCGCGGCACCGGCGATCGGCCCACGGCACGTCGATCGCCGCCACGCTCGGCGAGCTGCTCACTGCGCTGCATGCCGTTCCGGTCGATCGGCTGGCCGGTCTGGTGGACACGGACCATCAGCCGCCGGCCGAGTGGCGACATGAGGCCGCGGAGAACTACGCGACGGTGGCCGGGCAGGTACCGGCGGTGCACCGCCGGTCCGTCGAGGCGTTCTTGGATGCCGCACCACCGAACGATGGATGCACCCCGACGTTCTCCCACAACGATCTGGGGATCGAACACGTTCTCATCGACCCGGACACATGGACGGTGACCGGCATCATCGACTGGAGCGATGCGGCCGTCGTCGACCCGGCCTGCGACTTCGGGCTGCTCCACCGCGATCTCGGCCCCGCCGCTACCCGCGCCGCCATCCGCAGCTATCGAACCGACGCCCACGACCTCGCGGCCCTCGGTGAGCGTGCCGTGTTCTATGCCAGGTGCAGTGTCTTCGAGGACCTCGCACACGGCATCGGGACCGGACAGGACAAGTACGTCGACAAGAGCCTTGCCGCGATGGAATGGCTGTTTTGA
- a CDS encoding NAD(P)-binding domain-containing protein — translation MNAPVTTDLPVVVIGAGPAGLAAAAHLVDRGLTPLVLEAGPVAGTAVREWAHVRLFSTWGEVTDPAAEKLLAPTGWVKPDATTYPSGGDWAEQYLQPLADVLGERVRFGATVTGVSRSGRDRIVDADREAQPFVVHVTHADGREERLFARAVIDASGTWTAPGPAGGSGLPALGEKAASDRITYRVPDLKDPAVRARYAGRRTAVIGSGASAFTALAHLADLARSDDGTGTKGVWILRRGISGSTFGGGEADQLPARGALGLAAKAAVDEAHADAVTGFRTDAIERATDGRLVLVGEDGRRLDPVDEVIVLTGFRPDLSFLSELRLGLDERLQAPTELAPLIDPNQHSCGTVYPHGVNELSHPEKDVYLVGMKSYGRAPTFLAMTGYEQVRSIAAALAGDQEAAERVELTLPETGVCGGAGLFDDPNAAQDSAGGGCCATPATLQIGVGAPAPSGGC, via the coding sequence GTGAACGCGCCTGTCACCACCGATCTGCCCGTCGTCGTGATCGGAGCCGGCCCCGCCGGACTCGCCGCCGCCGCCCACCTGGTCGACCGTGGTCTCACGCCGCTGGTACTGGAAGCCGGGCCGGTAGCCGGTACGGCGGTGCGTGAGTGGGCGCACGTCCGGCTGTTCTCCACCTGGGGCGAGGTCACCGATCCGGCCGCCGAGAAGCTGCTGGCCCCGACGGGATGGGTGAAGCCGGACGCGACGACCTATCCGTCGGGCGGAGACTGGGCCGAGCAGTACCTCCAGCCGCTCGCCGACGTCCTCGGTGAGCGGGTGCGCTTCGGCGCCACCGTCACCGGCGTGTCCCGTTCGGGCCGGGACCGGATCGTGGACGCCGACCGCGAGGCCCAGCCGTTCGTCGTCCATGTCACCCACGCCGACGGCCGCGAGGAGCGGCTGTTCGCCCGCGCGGTGATCGACGCGTCGGGCACCTGGACCGCCCCCGGCCCGGCCGGCGGCAGCGGCCTGCCCGCCCTCGGCGAAAAGGCCGCGTCCGACCGGATCACCTACCGCGTGCCCGACCTCAAGGACCCGGCCGTCCGCGCCCGGTACGCGGGCAGGCGCACCGCGGTCATCGGCTCCGGCGCCTCCGCCTTCACCGCCCTCGCCCACCTCGCCGACCTCGCCAGGTCCGACGACGGCACCGGCACCAAGGGCGTCTGGATCCTGCGCCGGGGCATCTCCGGCTCCACCTTCGGCGGCGGCGAAGCCGACCAGCTCCCCGCCCGAGGAGCCCTCGGTCTCGCCGCCAAGGCCGCCGTCGACGAGGCTCACGCCGACGCGGTCACCGGCTTCCGCACCGACGCCATCGAGCGCGCCACCGACGGCCGTCTGGTCCTCGTCGGCGAGGACGGCCGCCGCCTCGACCCGGTCGACGAGGTCATCGTCCTCACCGGCTTCCGCCCCGACCTGTCCTTCCTGTCCGAGCTCCGCCTCGGCCTCGACGAGCGCCTCCAGGCACCCACCGAACTGGCCCCGCTCATCGACCCCAACCAGCACTCCTGCGGCACCGTCTACCCGCACGGCGTCAACGAGCTGTCCCACCCGGAGAAGGACGTCTACCTCGTCGGCATGAAGTCCTACGGCCGCGCCCCCACCTTCCTGGCCATGACCGGCTACGAGCAGGTCCGCTCCATCGCCGCCGCCCTCGCGGGCGACCAGGAGGCCGCCGAGCGGGTCGAGCTGACCCTGCCGGAGACCGGGGTCTGCGGCGGCGCCGGCCTCTTCGACGACCCCAACGCGGCCCAGGACAGCGCCGGCGGAGGCTGCTGCGCGACCCCGGCCACCCTCCAGATCGGCGTCGGCGCCCCGGCCCCGTCCGGCGGCTGCTGA